One Mailhella massiliensis DNA segment encodes these proteins:
- a CDS encoding transposase — MKELFYLSHEQIARIKRYFPRSHGIPRVDDRRVVSGIIYVIKHGLQWKDAPREYGPYKTLYNRFIRWSRLGVFNR; from the coding sequence ATGAAGGAACTTTTTTATCTTTCTCATGAACAGATTGCTCGTATCAAACGCTACTTTCCTCGTTCCCATGGCATTCCGAGAGTCGATGACAGGCGTGTCGTCAGCGGCATTATCTATGTCATCAAGCACGGCCTGCAATGGAAAGATGCTCCGCGCGAGTATGGACCATACAAAACTCTCTACAATCGTTTTATCCGCTGGAGCCGATTGGGTGTCTTTAACAGGAT